The DNA window TTGGAGCAAGTAATCCGCCGTACCACCAAGGTCTTGAAAGCTGAGTAGCTAAGACCCAAGCGGTGACCGTGTGGATGAGTATGGCGAACGGCAAAGCTATTGGTGCGAGTATTTTTGCTTGTCTTTCCGAAGCTTCTCTTAGCCTTGCAAGCTCGTCAGCTTTCACGTCTCTTTTCATTATCGTTTTTCCGAATATCGTTATTCCTCTCTCAGCTATCCTCGGTCTGAGCTGGACGTAGGTGTAGATTGCTGAAAGGACAGCATAGGTTGAGAGAACGAGAAAGTCCCAAGGAAGCAGAGATTTGGGGTTGGGGTAGATAATGATGTTGAGGATTCTATCCGGTCTACCCAAGTCAGGCAAGACCATGAGCATTGCAGCGACCGCAAATATAAATGCTGTTAGAGAAGCCACTGGCGCTATTGGTTTCAGCTGCTTGGCTCCGAAGATGTAGATTGCCGAAGATACGACAAGACCACCCGCTGCCGTACCGACGTAAAAAGCCCACATCGCTATGTAAAGACCCCAGCTGAACGGGTTTCTCATGTTTGTCACTATTAACCCCTTCTGGATCTGGTAGATCCAGGCGGCGAAGCCAATTATTGCAAGTATTCCGAGTATGAGCATCGCAAGATTATACTTCCTCATCAAACTCACCCCTTAACCTCCTCCTTATAATCAACTTCTCCCCTCTTCGTTTTTCTGGCTGGAGGAATGTAGAAAACTTTAGGCTCAGTTCCGAGCTCCTCAAGCAATCTGAAAACTGATCTATCCCTCAAGATCTTCGAAATCTCGCTGTTCGGATCGTCTAAATCCCCGAAAACTCTCGCGTTGCCGGGACATCCCCTAACGCATGCGGGAGCAATTCCTTTGTCAACGAACTGAACGCAGAACGTGCACTTCTCCACCACTCCTCTCGGTCTCGTTTTGGTGTAAACAAGCCTGCCATCCTTGGTTCTGTGATCGAAAGGATATCCATGTTTGTAATCTTTGACAGCATACCAGTTCTCTTCAAACCCCGCTCTTTCGAAAGCTTGTTTGAAGTTCTCATCGGCATCCTGCCAGTTGAACTGCCTCACTCCGTAAGGGCAGGCTGTGATGCAGTATCTGCAACCTATGCACCTCTCGAAGTCCACCAAAACCAAGCCGTCCTCTCTCTTCCACGTCGCCCCTACTGGACAGACTTTGACGCATGGAGCGTTTTCGCAGTGCATACACGGCACTGGAAGAAAAACTTCGGAAAGGTTTGGATATTCTCCCACTGGCACCATGTGCTCTTTCGAGCCTACTGTTTCAACTCTCTGCCACCATGTTCCCGGAGGGACGCTGTTCACCATTTTGCATATTACGGCACAGCTTCTGCAGCCTATACACCTGTTAAGGTCTATAACCATGCCGTACCTAACCATTTAACTCACCTCAAACCTTCCTGACATCGCAAGCTGTTTCGTTCCAGCACGTTGTCGGCTCCCATATTCCGGGAACGAAGTAAGCTAAGTGAGTCGCTTTAACCCACGGGAACGTTAGCGTGTTATACGAAGCCCCTCTCAGATACCTGCTCCACCATCCCTGCTCGAAGATTATGACTCGCGGATGGATTCCTGGATCGAGAACGGCATATCCGTAGACTTTTCCTCTGTCGTTGTAAACCTCCACGAGATCCCCCTCTTTGATGCCTTTCTCCTTCGCAGTTTCGGGATTCATCCATACTCTCGGTCTGAAGTCCTGTAACTCAAGCATCGTCAGGTTGTTGCTGTGGGTTGAGTGAACTCTGTAGAGAGCGTTTCTCGTCACGTAAGCGAATTTGTACTTGTTCTTAGCTTCTGGATTGACTTTGTACTCTGTGTCGACGAAGGGGTCTTTGTGAACTGGCAAAGTTTCTCCGAAGTCTATGAAAACGTCCTCTTCTTTGTAGAACTCAATTCTTCCACTCTTCACGAATCTGGCTGTCTTGGGGAGGGGCGCTGGATAAGATGGCGGAGGGAACGGCTTTTTCTCTTGAATCTGCTCCCAGAAGGGAATCTGTCTGTTGTTCGGGGCTGGAAGGTTTAGTCTAACTGCACCTTCTTTAAGAAGCCTTTCGAGGGTTATGTTCTTCGTGAACTCGTGCTTTCCGAGCATGAGCTCAGCAGCTTTCAGCGAAGCTTCGTTCGCTATTTCTCTAGCGAGCTTCAAGCTCCAGGTTCCGTTCTTTCTCGCTTCCTCTTCTCTTCTGAACAGCTCTGGATCTGGATAGAACTCTTCTATCTGTGCCTTAAGCTCTGGGTCGTCCCATCTTTCCACGAGTCTCTTCGCTATTTCTTTGAAAATCCATATCTCCGGCATGCACTCAAATAGCGGCTCTATGGCAGGTTGTTGAAGCTGCACGTAAGGGTGAAGTATCGTGGCGGTAAGTTCGTATTTCTCGTACCAAGCAACTCCTGGCAATACAACATCAGCCCACTTCGTTGATGTCGTCTGCTGGAAGTCTATGGCAACTATTAGTTCGAGCTCACCACTTTTAGCCATCTCTTTAAGCCTGTTAGCCATGTTATGCTGATCAAATGGGTTGTTCCATCCGAAAACGAAAGCTTTAACGTCGTTCTTCGGGTAAGGAGTTTCTCTGTTGTACTTCCTGAACTCTTCACTCTGCCTGTATTCTTTGTTTAACCAGAGCAAGAACGTAACCCAGTTTGGCTTTCTTCCCTTAAACGACCACCACATTCCAAGGGGCCATCTTATTTTGAACTGTCCGGCGTATGTGGAAATTCCAGCACCGGGCTTTCCTATGTTTCCGGTTAGAGCCACTATTAACGAGAGAGCTCTTCCCTTTAAGTCTCCGTGGAACCACTGGTAGTTGCTCGCTCCGTAGATAATGTGGAGGGGCTTTACCGTTCCCATCTCTCTGCCGAGTCTCTTAATTATCTCCACATACTCCTCCTTGCTTCTACCCGGTGGAGTTATGATCTCTGCAACTTTTTCCGGAGTGTAGTCTTTGTTCACGAGCTCTTTAACAAGCTGGAATACCGGTTTGACCTTAACTTTTCTCCCGTCAACGAGCTCTACTTCAAATTCACCCTCTAAAGCTGGTTCGAAATCTCTTTCGAGCGTCTCAGGATTCACTATTTTGAATCTCTTCTCCTTGACATCGTAAACAACGAAGAGATCTCTGTATTCCGGAATCTTCTCTTTCATTTTCTCAGCTTCGTCCTTAAGCTCTTTAATCTCGTAAGCTCTCAGTCTCTTCTGGTTATCAAGCCTCACAAGGAGCGGCAAATCCGTGTAGGTCTTTACGAAATCCTCGTCGTAGAGCTTCTCGTTTATTATGACGTTCACTATTCCGAGAGCTAAAGCAGCATCGGTAGATGGATTGATCTGAATCCACTCATCAGCTTTAGCGGCTGTTGGAGTGAAGTTCATATCTACCATGATTACTTTCGCTCCTCTCTCTTTGGCTATGCTCAGGAACTTTGCGTCTGGCAGCCTTGTAACGAGAATGTTTGAGCCGAAAATTGCTATGTACCTTGAATTCACCCACTCAAGCGACTCAAATTCTTCGGTTTGCACTCCGAAAGTTTGAGACCAGAAAGCCGGTAGATCTCCGTTCATCGTGTATCCGTGAAGAACGCTCCATCCAAACATCGAAGCAAGCCTTATTGCAGCTCCTTTGTGCACGTATCCGGTTCCTGGCACTTGTATCGATAAGGCAACGCTTTCCGGTCCGTATTTTTTCATAACTTCGGCAAGTTTGTCAGCCACGTAGTCCAAAGCTTCGTCCCAGCTAACGGCTTTAAACTTCCCTTCCCCTCTCTCCCCAACTCTTATGAGCGGTTTTTTGAGTCTGTCAGGTCCGTAGATGAGGTTGAGCATCGACTGCCCTTTCAAGCAACCTCTCGGATTGTATTCAGCCTCTGGATAATCCGCTGCCTGAATGAGCTGCACTATTCTCCCCTTGTAAACGTAGGCGTTGTAGGCACAAGCACCGGTGCAGTTCGGAGAACAAGTTGATCTGACGACTTTCAGCTCTTCGTCTCTTTTCTCCGCTGAAGTTGCAAGTTCGAAGTACTTGCTGCCGATTCCCGCTGATATCGCTGTTAAAGCGCATATTTTCACAAAATCCCTTCTCGTTACGTTCATTTGCGACCCCTCACCATTTAGCCCTAAACTTTTAGGGGTTTTTACGAAAAAAGTCGTATATCAGTATTTAAAATTTACGAAATTTCACGTATATTAAATAGCCAAGAACGTCCTCTGAAATGTTAATACGTGTGTAATCTTTAGTGTATAAAATATATTAAAATTAATTTAAAATATGCTAAATAATCTGATAATAAGCTTAAATAAAATATTTTACAAAAAATAAAAATTTTAAATTTTTAGTCTGTTACGACTAAAACCCCTCTCATTATCCAGTGTCCAAGTCCGGAGTTTGGATAAGGTTCTCCGCAGTAAATGTTACACCTTATTTCAAATGTACCGGTTTTGTTTGGAACAAACGTAACCTCTTTCCACTTCCCCGGCTCGACTATTTCGTTTATGCCGAAAGCAGCGATGTACAATCCGTGAGTGACATCGTCACTCGTGAATCTCAGCGTAACTTTTTCTCCTTTTTTCACTACAATTTTATTTGGCACGAACATCCACTGCTTTGCGTGCAGCTCTATTACGTTCTCTTCCTTAGCTTGGGATTTGTAGTACATTGGTCCTCCTATTATCGCCAGGACTCCGATTATTAGAAGGAGTAATGCTATGATGTCTCCGATCCTCATAAGAACACACCTCCTCCGAGCCAGACGTGTATAACTATCAAAGCGTAGCCCAATACCGCTGCCACTATTGGTATCGCTGCTCTTATCGCAGCTTTCTTGTCGTCGAACATTCTCAACGATATTTCGTGAGCTGCCCTCGTTGAGAAAACGACTCCAGCAACTATGAACGCCATCTGTATGTACGGAATTGCCCATGTGAAGTAGGGCTGCCATTTGAGATGAGCAGTCCCGAATATGTCCCAGCCTAAGTTGAAGGGGTCTGAGAGAATTCTCAACACGTAGGAACCGTTGACGAGCAGGATGTAGATTGAGAAAGCTCCCCAAGCCATGAGGCTTATTGGAACGAGGGCGTAGGAGAAGTTTATGAACACTCTCTTGAAGGACACATCCTTTCCGGAGAGCATCTTTGAGAGGTATGCGAAGGCTGCGAACAATGCTGGGGCTATGACGAGGGTTGAAACCAAGATTATCCCTAAGAATGTCAGGTAGTTCTGCAGCGAGAACGCTTCGATGAGTAGATTCGTCTTCTTGTCGAAGGGCACGTGAATTGCTTTACCGATTAACGGAGCAACTTTTCCGCCAAGAACGTTGGAGACTTCTCTCAACCATGGGTGTGCTCCTGCAAACACTATTGCATAGAGGATAGCCAACGTAGCCATTATGAACGTCTTGTAAGCTTCGTCAAGCCCTCTCTTCTTTATTCCGTACCATGGATCCACGAATAGATCTTCTCCTCCTATTCTGAAGTTGACAGCTATGTTGTCGAAGGGACAAGTCTTGATACATTCGGTACACAAGCCGCAGTAGGCGTTTCTGTTTAAGTTCCCCGGATACTCGAACCACGGGCATCCATATCCTTTATCGTTTCCTCTTATACAATCCTTGTAGCCAACGTGCTTTATGCATGTCTCTCTGTTCTTCACTCTAAGCTCGAGGGTTGAAAACATCGAATACAGTCCGATGAATCCTGAAACCGGGCAGATGTACCTGCAGAACGCTCTTCCTCTGAATATCAGAAATACTATTATTGGTAGTATTATGACAAGAATTATTAGCAAAATTCCTGAAACCCACGGTCTCGTGACGAGAATTCCTATGAAGCTTGAGACCATTAGGAATGAGGCGTTCTGTATCCAGATGTTGTCGAACTTCTTTGGCCATCTTTTTCCAAGTCCTATGGGTTTGTGTCTAACTCCGACAAACGTTCCTCGCTGAATCCACTCTCCCAACGCCGGAATAGGGCAGACTTGACACCATATCCTTCCTCCGAAGGGGACGAGAACGAGCATCAGCGCTGCCCACCAAACAATCCACATTATCAGAATCGCCAAGTTGCTGTTACCCACTGGACTTCCGAAAAAGGCTGCATACATCAAAGCGACGAAGATTAAGAAGTTCGGGAATATCGCTATGAACTGATACGCTCGCAATTTGAATAGCCATCGGATTATCGGAATTCTGAGCAGGTCGTATCTAAAGAAGTACTTCGCCTCTTCCTTAGCTGTTGCATCCTTAACCTCTTCACCAACTTCCGCCAACTTCACTCACCTCCTTGCTATATAATATCCCGTCACAGCTATTCCGAGAATTATTGCAAAAAGAGAGACTCCTCTCTCTGGATTGTTCGGTTTCACTATCAGCTTCCCTGTCATGAATGGATGGTAGGGTCCGCAGGTAACGTTGCACCTGTACGTGAAAACTCCCGGTTTATCTGCTACGAACTTTATCACTCTCTCCCTCGGCCAACCTTCTTTTGTTATTATCGCTGTACCTATGTCGTAACCTTCAATGAAAAGACCGTGGGATACATCAGCAGATTTCAATCGTATGATAACTGTGTCTCCTTGGTTTACCTCTATCACTGAAGGTTCGTACTCCCATTGTTTTGCAATTACCGTGAACTCCTTTGTCGTACCTTTTGGACTCGTGTTCTGAGCACTGGATATAGTCAGCACTGAAATTCCCAGCACCACCAGCGCAAGCAGAATTACTCCTGCTCTCATCTCAACACCACCGTTTATTTTCTTACAATTTTGCTCTAATATCTGTAAAAAACTAACACCTAAAATGTTAGGAGTCTTAGGCGATCTAAAATTTTTTGATATTATAATAATGTTATATCCTTTAGAGTATAGCTGAAGTCAATGTTGTTGATACTCTAATCTGAAAAATATTGGTGTCATCTTTTTTAATTCTTGTTAATCGATGCTACTAAGAATTTTTAGCTCTTTTTAGCATAACAATCATTATGACGATTTTTGAAGTAGCGGGAATAGATTAATTTTTTAGGGAGCGCAACCAAAATTGCTGGTTTTCAACCACTAAAATGTTAGGGTATCATTTTTTATTGTTACATTCGTTAATTCAATATATAACTGGTTTTGGTGATGGGAATGGCGGAGGAGAAGAATGCGAAAAAGAACAACAAGAGAAACAATAAAAACGGGGAGACTAAATTAACAAGAAGAGAATTTCTTAGCTTCGGAGGAGGTTTTATCGCTGGATTTGCCGTTGGAGCTGGAATTTCGAGGCTTGGTGGAGGAGGAGCACCAGCAGCTCCAGCCTCTTTTGCTGAAATAATGGAGCAGAGAGGGTTGACGCAGCAGGATGCTATTGCCGCTTTAAAAACCTACACTCCCGGAGGAAAGTACGACGAGTTCATAATGTTTGCCTCTGGAGGACATTCTGGGCAGGTGCTCGTAATCGGAGTTCCGAGCATGAGATTGTACAAAGTAATAGCCGTATTCACCCCAGAGCCTTGGCAGGGATACGGATATGGACTGAAGGAAACCCATGAAGTTCTTAAAGGAGGGTATAACGGAATTCGCCCATTGAGCTGGGGAGACACTCATCATCCTGAAATCAGCAGAACCAATGCTGAGTTTGACGGAGAATGGCTGTTTATTAACGATAAAGCAAACGGCAGAGCTGCTGTTATAAGCCTCAAGGACTTCGAGACGAAACAAATAGTAAAAGTTCCGAACACTCAAACAGTCCACGGAGGGTGCTTTGCCACTCCAAATACTGAATACGTTGCAATTGTCAGCCAATATGCAACCCCATGGGATCCTGAAAAAGGAGGATACATCCCCGGAGAAACGTATGTTGAGTTGACTGAGGAGAACTACAAGAAGTACTTCAGAGGAACTTACACGTTTTTGGCTTTCGACAGAAAGAGGGGAAGATTCGACCTATCAAAGAGCTTCCAGATAGAGCTTCCTCCGTACACGCAGGATCTTGTAGCTGTAGGATGGGGTCCGAGCGATGGTTTGGCTTTCTGCAACTCTTTCAACACCGAGTTGGCTGTTGGAGGTGTCTTAAAAGGAAAACCTCCACTTGAGATTGGAATGTCCCAGAACGATTTCGACTATCTTCACGTAATTCTGTGGAAGAAGGCTGAGCAGTACGTTAAGGAAGGAGGAGGAGAAGTGATAAACGGGATAAGAGTAATAAGGTTGAAGGAGGCTGTTAAGGAGGGGCTGATTTACTTTGTTCCCGAACCAAAAAGCCCCCACGGATGTGATATAACGCCGAACGGAGATTACGTTTGTGTCAGTGGAAAGCTCGATCCCGTTGTGACAGTCTATAGCGTGGAGAAGATAAAAAGGGCTATCGAAGAGAAGAAGTTCGAAAAGAAAGATCCCTACGGTGTTCCAGTTTTGAAGTTTGACGAAGTTGTTGAGGCTCAGATAGAGGTTGGTTTAGGTCCTCTCCACACAGAATTCGACGATAAAGGCTATGCTTACACAAGCCTCTTCATAGACAACGCTGTAGCAAGATGGAAGCTTGGTCCACCCTACAACGAAGATGGATGGAAAGTTGTTGAAAGAATTCCCATAAACTACAACGTTGGACATCTGGCAACTCCGGAGAGTAACTCTCCGACGCCAAAAGGAAAGTATCTCGTTTCCCTAAACAAGTGGTCGATCGAAAGATTCCCGCTTGTCGGTCCACTGCATCCGCAGAACTTCCAGTTAATTGACATAAGTGGGGAGAGAATGCAGCTCCTTTACGACATGCCCATAGGACTTGGTGAACCTCACTATGCGAAGATAATCAGCATCGAGAAACTTAAGCCACTCGATGTTTACCCAGCTGGAACTGACCCGCTTACCTTCCAGCCACATCCGAAGGCAATACAGCAGGGACAGGAGAGAATTGAGAGAAAGCAGGAGAACGGAAAGTGGGTTACTGAGATTTATGCTACATTAATCAGAAGTACCATAACTCCTGACATAATGAAAGCCAAAGTGGGAGACATCGTGAGAATTTATCTGACGAACGTTGAATACACGAGAGATGCAACACATGGATTCTGTATCGCAGAGTACAACATAAACGCGAGTCTTGAGCCGGGAGAGACTGGAACGATAGAGTTCGTTGCGGACAAGCCAGGAGTTTATGCGATCTACTGTACGGAGTTCTGTTCACCACTCCACCTGGAAATGGCCGGTTGGTTAGTAATTGAACCATAAAATCTTTAATTTTTTAATTTTTTATAATTTTATTTAAAGGGGTGAATATAGATGAGATCTCTCATGGCACTTTCGTTTGCTCTCGTGCTAGTAGCACTGATAATTGCCGGATGCTCTGAGGAGAAACCTCCGGAAATTCAGCTCGGAGTTGACAAATGCGACATGTGTGGGATGATAATAAGTGAGAAAAATTACGCTGGGCTTTACTACTCTACCAAAGAGAAAAGGTGGAAGAAGTTCGACGATATTGGATGTTTGGTAATGGAAGCTAAAAAAGAGGGGGATGCGAAAGCTGGAACAATCTACGTTTTTGACTACGAAACTGGGGAATTGATAAAAGCTGAAAAAGCCTACTACGTCGTTTCTCGGGACATATGGACACCGATGAACACCGGAATAATTGCTTTCAAAAGCAAGGAAAAAGCTGAGGAAACAGCGAAAAAGCAAGGAGGAAAGGTTATGAGCTTTGAGGAGCTAATGAAGATGGAGATGAAAATGGGTTGGATGGGCGGAAGGAGAAGTGAACGAACCTCTATGAGCCATACCGGGAAATGAGGTGGTAAAATGGATAAAAAAAGAGTGAAAAAAGCTGTGGCAGCTGCTTTAATAATCCTTGCAACGTTTTCCCCAATCTGGACGATGAAACTCAACGCACCGCTTTACGGAAAAAAATGGCTTCACGTAACGCTGTATAGCTACAAGGTGGAGGGGGATATTAAAGAAGTAAATATCGTAAACCATTACGTAGGTTTGAGGGAGATAAATCCGGAGGAGATGATAGAGTTAAAAGTTGCCCCAATAATCTTCGGAATTCTCGACGTTCTTTCGTTGATAGGAGTGGCGGTGAGCAGCGAGAGATTCGAAAAGTTCTTCTGGATTGTACTTGTGCTCACAGCTATAGGCATTCCAGCTTACTTGCAGTACTGGCTTTACAACTACGGACACGATTTGAATCCCAAAGCTGCAGTTGAAATAGAGCCGTTTACACCTCCGGTTATAACGATTACTCCAAACAAGGTTGGCAATTTCAGAACAATAAGCTACTTGGACATTGGCTACTGGATGATCGTAGCAGCTATGCTTCTTTATTTGCCGGATGGTGTGGTAAGAAAACTCAGAAAATCGAGGGCGACGGAGAATGCTTAAAATTACAAATATTTTATTTTTAATTTTAATATTTTTAATTCTCATTGGAGTTGCTTCGGGAGAAATCTACTACGCTTCACCAGCCAATATAACTCAGGTGCTTGAAAAAGCTCGTGATGGAGATACGATATATTTGTTGGAAGGTTATTATAAAGGAGGAATTGTTCTCAACAAGAGTATTTCTCTCATCGGCGTAAACTACCCGGTTATAGATGCTATGGGTGGGGTTTACGGGATATTAATTGAGGCAAACAACTGCACGGTGGAGAAGGTAAAAATAATTAACACGTCAACATCGAGAAGTCTTCAGCCGGCTGGAATAGTACTTCGATCAGATTATAATATTATAAGAAACGTAGTTATGGAGAACGTTTACTACGGAATTCTGCCTCAAGAGGCTGATTATAATATAATAGAAGACTGCTACTTGGTTGGCTTGAGAGATGTGGACATTAATTATAGGGGGGACGGTATCTACCTCTGGAACTCCAGATACAACATAATAAGGAACGTTACGATGCTTTACTTCCAAGATGGAATTTACAGCGAACATTCGTACTTCAACAAGTTGATTAACAACACCGTCGCTTATTCACGCTACGCTGTCCACAACATGTACTGCACAGATTATTTAATCGACGGCATGGTTTCTTTGCAAAACATAGCTGGTTATGTGATAATGTATTCAGCAAATGTCACTGTTAGAAACAGCATAGCTGAGGTAAATTGGAGGAGTGCTGTCGGAGAGGGAATCTTTGTAATTGAAACTGACAACGTCCTAATTGAAAACAACACCGTCTATGCTGGTATATACGGAATGGAGATCAAGAGAACACCCTACAGACCGGGGCACTATGCTATAGTAAGGTGGAACACCATAGTCTACAATCAGGTCGGAATCTCAGTAGATGAGGAAAGTAGCGTGATTTTTTACGGAAACAATTTCATAGAAAATGTGGACAACATCGAGGCGATAGGAGATATAGGGAGAAAGATGAAGTGGTACAGCGAGGAGCTTAAAGTGGGGAATTTCTGGGATACATATGCTGGATTCGATAAAAATAAAGACGGAATTGGAGATATTCCCTATGTGGAGAGGAGTTTTGCCGAACATATCATCGACAGCTACCCAACCCTTAGAATATTCATGTACACTCCCGCATATCAGGCTTTGGAGACTATGTCAAAGATATTCCCGATAAATCCGAAAATTAGTGTTTACGATCCTTATCCCTTAATGAAACCGAATGTCAATCTGAACTATAAAGAGAAAAACGTGAATGCTCAAATGTTATTTACTTCAGTCCTTCTCGTATCGGCATCTGTGATAATTATTTGGAGGTATGGTTATGGCGGTTATTGAAATTGAGGAGGTTTACAAGGAGTATGAAGGATTCGTTGCGTTGAAAGGAATCACTCTCTCAATAAAGAAGGGGTTAACGTTGCTGCTCGGACCCAACGGAGCTGGAAAGACCACGCTTTTGAAATGCATCGTCGGGCTGCTGAACTTCGAAGGAGAAATTCGGATCATGGGTTATGACGTTTTAAGAGAAGCGGTGAAAGCGAAAAATTTCCTCGGCTATCTCCCTCAAAAAGTTTCCATCTACGAAAATATGAAATGCTATGAAATTGTGAAATTCTTTTCTGAGTTGAGAAAAATAGATCTGGATGTTGAAGAGGTTTTGAAATTAGCGGAGCTTGAAGAGGAGTATCATTCTAAGTTCGGGGAGCTTTCTGGAGGAATGAGGCAGAGGTTTGCTCTTGCGTTACTCCTTGCTTCTGATCTTCCAGTTCTAATACTCGACGAGCCCATGAGTAACTTAGACCCAATGGGGAGAAGGAGGTTTGAGGGAATGCTGAGGGAGCTGAAATCTGATAAAACGATACTCGTTAGCTCTCACTCTCTTGGCAGTTTGTTACCTTACGCTGATAGAGTAGTGGTTATGAACGAGGGAGAAGTTGTTTTCGATGGAGAACTTGATCAATTCTTATCTATGCTTGATGAGAAATTCAAGGCTCACGTTAAAACGAGCGAAGGATGGTTTACGATAACCGCAAAAACGTTCGAGGAGTTCATGGACAGCATAGATGGTAGAATGGTAGAGGAGGTTATTTTTGAGGAGATACCGATTGATCAGCTTATAGCGAAGATAAGCGGAGGTGAGTGACTTGTTCATTTTAATTAAAAAGGAGCTTTCAGACTCTTTGAGAAACAAGTGGCTTACTTCTTATGCTGTGATGTACATGCTAATAGCTCTTGGTTTATCCTACTTCTCCCTCCTCGGCATAAGTGGTCTTGGATTGAAAGCTTTGGGAAGAATCACAGCAAGCTTGATTAATCTCACGATATTTTTGACGCCGCTCGCATCTCTGATGCTTGGGGCTACAAGCATAGTCAGTGAAAGAGAAGCGGGATCGCTGGAGTGGCTACTCTCTCAGCCGGTGAGCAGAAGATCCGTAATACTTGGCAAGTTCTTGGGATTAACTTTGGCTATTTCCATTGCAACAGCTTTAGGATACGGATTTGCCGGACTATTTCTATCGATGCAGCTCCCTTCCGAAGATCTGCCGAAGTATCTGGGCTTAATACTCATATCCTCAGCTTTAGCGGCTGTCGGAGTTGCTATAGGAATCTTCGTCTCCATAACCTCCCGAGGTAGATTTGAGGCTCTGGCAACCTCACTTTTGCTTTGGCTGACTTGGGTCATAATCTACGACCTCCTTGTCATGGGAGCGAGCATAGCTTTTGGATTGACATATCTAACGATTTTCCTTCTCCTCGTTTTAAATCCAGTAGAAAGCTCAAGGCTTTTAATGGCGTACATAATAGACCCGACTCTGAGCTTTCTCGGCTTAACTGGGATGCTTGCTGCAAGAGAAATCGAAAACTTACCGCTGTTCTTGGCAAGCGTCGTCTTTGCGTGGTGTTTGCTGCCTTTAATAGCCTCGTTCAAACTCTTTG is part of the Ferroglobus placidus DSM 10642 genome and encodes:
- the nosZ gene encoding Sec-dependent nitrous-oxide reductase, which produces MAEEKNAKKNNKRNNKNGETKLTRREFLSFGGGFIAGFAVGAGISRLGGGGAPAAPASFAEIMEQRGLTQQDAIAALKTYTPGGKYDEFIMFASGGHSGQVLVIGVPSMRLYKVIAVFTPEPWQGYGYGLKETHEVLKGGYNGIRPLSWGDTHHPEISRTNAEFDGEWLFINDKANGRAAVISLKDFETKQIVKVPNTQTVHGGCFATPNTEYVAIVSQYATPWDPEKGGYIPGETYVELTEENYKKYFRGTYTFLAFDRKRGRFDLSKSFQIELPPYTQDLVAVGWGPSDGLAFCNSFNTELAVGGVLKGKPPLEIGMSQNDFDYLHVILWKKAEQYVKEGGGEVINGIRVIRLKEAVKEGLIYFVPEPKSPHGCDITPNGDYVCVSGKLDPVVTVYSVEKIKRAIEEKKFEKKDPYGVPVLKFDEVVEAQIEVGLGPLHTEFDDKGYAYTSLFIDNAVARWKLGPPYNEDGWKVVERIPINYNVGHLATPESNSPTPKGKYLVSLNKWSIERFPLVGPLHPQNFQLIDISGERMQLLYDMPIGLGEPHYAKIISIEKLKPLDVYPAGTDPLTFQPHPKAIQQGQERIERKQENGKWVTEIYATLIRSTITPDIMKAKVGDIVRIYLTNVEYTRDATHGFCIAEYNINASLEPGETGTIEFVADKPGVYAIYCTEFCSPLHLEMAGWLVIEP
- a CDS encoding nitrous oxide reductase accessory protein NosL, which codes for MRSLMALSFALVLVALIIAGCSEEKPPEIQLGVDKCDMCGMIISEKNYAGLYYSTKEKRWKKFDDIGCLVMEAKKEGDAKAGTIYVFDYETGELIKAEKAYYVVSRDIWTPMNTGIIAFKSKEKAEETAKKQGGKVMSFEELMKMEMKMGWMGGRRSERTSMSHTGK
- a CDS encoding nitrous oxide reductase family maturation protein NosD, with translation MLKITNILFLILIFLILIGVASGEIYYASPANITQVLEKARDGDTIYLLEGYYKGGIVLNKSISLIGVNYPVIDAMGGVYGILIEANNCTVEKVKIINTSTSRSLQPAGIVLRSDYNIIRNVVMENVYYGILPQEADYNIIEDCYLVGLRDVDINYRGDGIYLWNSRYNIIRNVTMLYFQDGIYSEHSYFNKLINNTVAYSRYAVHNMYCTDYLIDGMVSLQNIAGYVIMYSANVTVRNSIAEVNWRSAVGEGIFVIETDNVLIENNTVYAGIYGMEIKRTPYRPGHYAIVRWNTIVYNQVGISVDEESSVIFYGNNFIENVDNIEAIGDIGRKMKWYSEELKVGNFWDTYAGFDKNKDGIGDIPYVERSFAEHIIDSYPTLRIFMYTPAYQALETMSKIFPINPKISVYDPYPLMKPNVNLNYKEKNVNAQMLFTSVLLVSASVIIIWRYGYGGY
- a CDS encoding ABC transporter ATP-binding protein, translating into MAVIEIEEVYKEYEGFVALKGITLSIKKGLTLLLGPNGAGKTTLLKCIVGLLNFEGEIRIMGYDVLREAVKAKNFLGYLPQKVSIYENMKCYEIVKFFSELRKIDLDVEEVLKLAELEEEYHSKFGELSGGMRQRFALALLLASDLPVLILDEPMSNLDPMGRRRFEGMLRELKSDKTILVSSHSLGSLLPYADRVVVMNEGEVVFDGELDQFLSMLDEKFKAHVKTSEGWFTITAKTFEEFMDSIDGRMVEEVIFEEIPIDQLIAKISGGE
- a CDS encoding ABC transporter permease; the protein is MFILIKKELSDSLRNKWLTSYAVMYMLIALGLSYFSLLGISGLGLKALGRITASLINLTIFLTPLASLMLGATSIVSEREAGSLEWLLSQPVSRRSVILGKFLGLTLAISIATALGYGFAGLFLSMQLPSEDLPKYLGLILISSALAAVGVAIGIFVSITSRGRFEALATSLLLWLTWVIIYDLLVMGASIAFGLTYLTIFLLLVLNPVESSRLLMAYIIDPTLSFLGLTGMLAAREIENLPLFLASVVFAWCLLPLIASFKLFEKKDV